The Rhipicephalus sanguineus isolate Rsan-2018 unplaced genomic scaffold, BIME_Rsan_1.4 Seq535, whole genome shotgun sequence genomic interval CGTGGGCTGATCACGAAGACAGTATTCGTTCTAGGGTCTATCTTCGAGGCTACTCAGAGCCTAACAGAGTCTAAAACAGTGGTCGAGGAGCTCCCATAAATCCTTAGCCACTGTTCGGAAAAGCTCACAGAGCTATGAAACGCCGTTTAGGTGTATAGCACCAATGTGCCCTTATAGTAATCGGCGGAGTGCCGATGAAATGTGCATTCATTTATCGCTTGGCACATCCACTTTCGATTTGATAGCGTAGTGATGAAGGAGCAAGGCATTCACCAGCGGAACGCTCTCTTAGTGTGAAGCGCGAGCGCTGATCATGAGCTGTTGGCGGCTAGGCTGTTAGACCGCTGTGAATAGAGCATGTGGGTTCTTCCGCAAGTGTGCAGTACCACTAGCACTGAAGCATAAGGGTTTTGCTCCGTTCTAAACGAGAAGTCCAGCAGTGAAACTACTACTCAAGTTACCGGCCTAGAAACCATCGGAACGACAATGAGAGAGCCAATTATCGTTGAGTAATTATATCACGTTGTGTACATACGTACTCCAACAGTGTGAAATTGTTAATTTACACATATTCGTCTCTGTAGCAACGTAATGTCGTATAGACACCTCATCTCCATAACATGGGGCGTACGTCTTGGTTCCAAAACGTACCGCGGTTCGAGGATGGTTTGCTTCTAGCGTAAAACAATGCACCACACGAATTTGAGTTGAACCGATGTCACGGGTTTAATTTTTGTTCGAAATCAAGATCTTGTatttttaccacgaaagtgttttatgccggggtccaccaagacttcagtgacgtatttccgtcacggaaatggcgtcgaaaaaatatacacaataccatggcaaataaaaaaaagggtaccgtcaacgggcatcgaacccacgaccgctcggtccgcaacaacagatgccgggcacgctatccactgcgccacggtcacagactctagagcctttacaaacgcgccttttatatcgaccactctcccggtcggctgggtggtgttgatctctgggagtggtaaggtaaagtaattcgtcattgctgtggcctccgcaactagcacctgcaacgcgttacgtgtccgtctcattcggcgcgttttcaacagaagttgaattttgtcaatgccacacaccgcaaggtggcaacgtttgcccaagcgtcgtaaaagcgtcggcctcgctcagcatcacgctaatacaaaccagaaatagctctgcgacgcgcgcctatctcacctggctgtaacaccgcgttccatgctcacgcgctcgccccgagaaaaaaatcacagcatatccacggagtgaatgatgatgagtgggcgaagctgcggaggttcatcggtaaaccgttaatcttccgtgaattctgcccagtacatcatcaccgacgtgggatcgggcgcgtttatactacaggttcgatgagttatgacgacttgcagctcactttaattttacatgtacgctgtgaattttcatagtttagaaaaccattgctttagaaaacatctggcgtctttcgttaagcagctggcgtcttttcgttttgctttagaaacatctggcgttctttcgttttgcttttagaaaacatctggtgtctttcgttggtttatttcatcaatcaacggcgttttgaacaaaatttttattgtttaatcacgcacaggagaaatctcaccaggcactaccttggaggtaaacaatggctgctaatgggaatgagagacagaagaagtcggcttttagctaacacttacacttctacttctactaacgtttcctactgaaacatgccaatggctgctaatggggaatgagagacagaagaattcggcttttagttaacgcgcacgctgcgaattttttattgttcaacaacgcacaggaaaaatctcccaccggcaccaccttggaggtcaagacctggtactagcgttacgactggttacgcaccactacgactacgagggacgaacgggtgccgccttaggagcttcgcccctaaaatcgcagccgggctaccggggcggcacgacgcgctttgcgttccccttctagtccggccgtggtattcaatcacattttaaggtgtcgcgggatggcgaccaagttctgcgtccaatatgcgacgctcttctggctatcacacctcgtcctctgattacgctttcaccgttaactactacagctatcacaaggatttgtttaatcatttaacatggacgttagtcgtcgggatggagatgtaccaccaatcatcaaagtgggtgcatacatgttaaaaggcgccattagctgccagacatcaatatacattgtgcaaactctcttatatcaatgtgcagtaagcattcagttacttctgtaagggcacgctttactttcgtgttattccgattcatatgacggagggatcaaccgtgtttttttcccttttctttcagTTTAAAAAGGCCGAAGCACCCAGTCAATTAAAACCAGCTAACGAAGTTCCGGTGAGATTGCTATTTCACGTCGACACAACGGCAAAACTCAGTAgatcttatgcattcgccttatgcatttcttctcagtcgatctattgatcctgctccgccacccaccgaaagcttacCGTATCTAACGTGCTtctgcactgcctctaggatcggatgcattgcaagctttctgcacgtcacgtggttttgcactgcctccgcgatcggcccacttttgagcAAGCGTCAATACCATGCGATGACGTCTTCAAGTGACGTCACCtgatgtgacgtcatagcgacgtcatggtgacgtcttATGTTGACGTCATAACGTAATGATTTTTTGCCCCACTCGTGTTCGcgtcgacgccgcgggacgccggccaattttcgcctttgatgaggcatctaaggccttcgccttaacaAAAGCGAAGGTGAGAATTTCACCGGTTCCCTCAAGTGCTCACAGCGCGTCAGAAGCGCACACGTACCATCCTCCCTACAGGCGATGAGGCACATGTCCTCCATGCTCAGGTACGACCCCGTCAGGTAGCAGTCGACCAGGTTGTACAGGCGGCAGACCGACTGGCTGCACTCGCCGGCGTCGCACAGTTGAGTTGCGTGATTGCACAGCGTGCCGTCGGGCTTCCAATCAGAAGGAGGGCACTCTCCACTTGTGCCGCTGGTTGATCGTGGTCAAGGCAGGACGTTTCGCTTTCGAATTTGTCATTTAGGCAACACGCTGTGGCTGCGCTCGCAGGAAGGGAGCGCATTATTATGACGTTATGAAGCATCTACTGGCCAGGTACACTGGAACCATGCTGGGTGCACTAGAAACAACGAAAGTGGCTCATGGTTGTAAAATATTTCGGACGCTATGGCTGTTACAATAAATTAAGGAGTCCTCGCTCTATCAGGAAAGTGGGGCATGCGAACCTTTGCGTCTGCATGCCTGGTGTagaacttctttctttcctttagatgcgaagcatcttatgacggagttcaatctggtggtggtgtgcggcgtgaccacgcttactgcgctTGCACAAACCCTCTGCTAACACCTCCtcttctctccactcccctcccgcTCTCCCCCTCTCTACTCTCCTTCTCCCCTATCCTATTCCACTCaccctctctactccccctctgaaacgcgggctcgacatgccgaaacgctgcttcgcatcgcccatgcataatcccctttagcgggagatggtgtaatttctttctttctttctttctttctttctttctttctttctttctttctttctttctttctttctttctttctttctttctttctttctttctttctttctttctttctttctttctttctttctttctttctttctttctttctttctttctttctttctttctattgcattgCGCTTTGCTCCCTCCTAACTATTGCCTTTCTCCATggcgggaatcggaccttcatccacgtgcttagcagcgcagcacttcagttgctacaggcaacaacgacggtcattcgTTAATATCTAGGCAGCAATGAAGtgtggcaacgtgaagtgacaagtgacctcgataaaagatcagattgccatacgagaagcggcagatcacCGCaaacccacgatcgagagagcatcaatcaTTGGAAAACTGctcatacaaatacgcatgttaGTAAAACGTTGTCGGGCTAATTGGTTCATGTTGATCGAGAGGCAAGGACGCAAACCGAGGTAACTCTTTTTCctgtcctgtttttttctttacctTGGGTTGCGTCTTTACCCGTTGATCAAATACGCGTGTGAATGGCGCACCTCCGAGATCCGCATTTCTGTGCGCTCGACAGCGCCGGGCTTTTCGCGCACGACGCCGTCACTAAAACCTGGGACTTGTAAAAGAATTTGGTTAACCCATGTATGCCCAGcatcctacatataggacgcttctttgatgcactctaacatcgctatttctttagctgatgactagcaccacctacagcacatcaagcaggcctcatagTCAACGTGTGCAAGGCTAGAGATATtacttgcttttcatgctgccacgtgccgaccgctttctctggGCAAACACGTGCTTTGCGTGAAAGACGTTatagagaggaagaagtgcaatgtcggtgtgcacgtgaaatgtttcaaggcttaccacagccgcacatagcacccctaatgtccagagtcctatatgtataggatggcttgaaaaacagtgttgcgtttacctggcagtaaataaagaacttgtgctttcttttgagggtacaAGTACACTTtatgtgaaaaaagaaaatggtTTTGTCAGTTTTTCTGAGTGGGCATATCTGGGTTAATACTCTTTCCGTACCAAAGGTGGTCTCTGCCTTTATTTCAGGCAAAAGAAAGAGACAATTCAGGCGTGCCATGTTCGTTGTAAATGCTGATGATGAAGGTAACTTGGCTGGCACGATGGAGCAGACGTGTTCGCAGCAGATGACGAATGACAAACGCGCAGAAAGGGGGGATGAGGCTGTTTTAGAGACTTCTACCCGTGCCAGTGCAAAAACAAGCTGCTGAATGCATATAAAACGTGCCGCGTCATCGCTAAGGATACGTGCAGTAGGCCTCGAAGGTGCAATCGTCTTCAGGCCTGCATGCCGTCGACGTATTGTGGAAGCGGCAGTCGCTGCTGCAGCAGGCTCCGTTACTTGGACTGTAATAGCGAAGAAAAGAACAAGAATACATGCTTAGCACTGCATTCTTTTAAGACAGAACCTACTTGCAGAGAGGTTGGCCGTAGCTACAGCTTTCTCCGGCCTCCTACTTATATAGCACCATGCCTACTGACATAGCACCATTCCTACTCACCTGCACACGGCACCGGGCTTGAGCGTGCACGACTTTCGGTTGATTTCTCCGTGCTTGCGCGCGTAGCAGCACACGTCGGCACCGCAGTCCTGTCGCTCGTAGCCGCAGTCGCACTCCTCGTCCATCTCGCGGATGGAGTTGCCGCAGAAGGGGCCTTGGGGTTCTGCGTACCAGTGACAGGGAACACTATAGGCGCGTTTCGCTTCAGGCCAATTTTCCGTGAAACGGACCTCGACCAAGGTCAACTGAACGTTGTCTAAAAGTTGATTCCTAGAATTTAGCATCCAGAAGTATTGCGGTCATAAGTAAATTCGATCTACAGAAGAATTTTCACCACGGGCTCGCTGCCGCTGGTAATGTGCGTCACTGCATTGCTTCCTTTTTCACTTATGTTTAATGCAATGGTTAGGTGATAACGCAGCTCTTTCAGATATCTGCCCTCAAAATAGTGGGGCAGCCAGGTGGTGGGGGGCTCAACGtctctcccgaaattttt includes:
- the LOC125756714 gene encoding disintegrin and metalloproteinase domain-containing protein 10-like yields the protein MDEECDCGYERQDCGADVCCYARKHGEINRKSCTLKPGAVCSPSNGACCSSDCRFHNTSTACRPEDDCTFEAYCTGTSGECPPSDWKPDGTLCNHATQLCDAGECSQSVCRLYNLVDCYLTGSYLSMEDMCLIACREDVPGSECKEACSFER